The Plasmodium knowlesi strain H genome assembly, chromosome: 14 genome has a segment encoding these proteins:
- a CDS encoding ubiquitin-like protein: MQILVKTLTGKRQSFNFEPSSSVFQIKMAIEEKEGIDAKQIRLIYSGKQMHDDMKLSDYRVVPGSTIHMILQLRGG; this comes from the exons atgcaaatattAGTAAAAACCCTGACCGGGAAAAGACAGTCGTTTAATTTTGAACCATCCAGTTCTGTATTCCAAATAAAGATGGCAattgaggaaaaggaagggataGACGCAAAGCAAATTAGGCTTATCTACTCAG ggaAACAAATGCACGACGACATGAAGCTCAGCGACTACAGAGTGGTGCCCGGCTCAACCATTCACATGATTTTACAACTCAGAGGAGGATAA